In one Nicotiana tomentosiformis chromosome 6, ASM39032v3, whole genome shotgun sequence genomic region, the following are encoded:
- the LOC138894042 gene encoding uncharacterized protein, translated as MSAHPSGREYQSSTGRGQGRGRGSISGGHKNCSYALAGRQDQESSPDVVTGMLTIYSHDAYALIDPGSTLLCITPFITAKFDIVPKILSDPFTVSTPVGESIIARRVYQGCTMSVCGRQTSADLVELEMLDFDAIMGMDWLAACYATVDYRAKTARFHFLGEPVLEWVGNTATPRGRFISYLKDRKMIAKG; from the coding sequence ATGTCTGCGCATCCTTCAGGGCGTGAGTATCAGTCTTCGACTGGTAGAGGtcaaggcagaggtagaggttccattTCAGGTGGTCACAAGAATTGTAGCTATGCTTTAGctggtcgacaggaccaggagtcttcaccagacgttgtgacaggtatgttgaccatttactctcacgatgcttatgccttgatagacccaggatctactttattgtGTATTACCCCATTTATCACGGCGAAGTTTGATATAGTGCctaaaatactaagtgatccttttacggtatctacaccggttggagaatcgattattgctagacgggtttaccaagGTTGTACGATGTCAGTTTgtggtcgtcagacctcagccgacctagttgagctagagatgttggattttgatgctatcatgggcatggattggttggcagcttgctatgccacagttgattatCGAGCAAAgacagccagatttcattttttgggtgagccagtccttgaatgggtaggtaatacagcgacacccagaggtaggtttatttcctatctgaaggatAGGAAAATGATCGCCAAAGGGtga